In the Nitrospirales bacterium LBB_01 genome, one interval contains:
- a CDS encoding hybrid sensor histidine kinase/response regulator, giving the protein MTDNRCSVLIVDDESGSRQLLRLILQDKYRLSFASSGKMALEAAQSVKPDLILLDIIMPEMDGYETCKRLKTIPATSDVPVIFISALTDITEKVNAFNSGAVDYVCKPFQSDEVISRIETHLKLYNLQRHLEKQVEMEVNKRRMDEQMLIQQSKMAAMGEMIGAIAHQWKQPLNSLGLIVQDVEDAFEAGEVDKEYLKQFSNQCMGLITLMSHTVNDFQNFLKPSDKKDIFDVTGAFYEVVNLFSDLLKKDDIYVRINTPETCRCYTTGYRNELKQVILNLINNSRDAINGRRKKGAAVTEDGWITIDIKDVEMKVVVHICDNGGGIADNVIDKVFEAYVTTKGEGGTGIGLYMSKAIIENKMNGKISASNIEGGARFVIELPLVKPDGEIQ; this is encoded by the coding sequence ATGACTGACAATAGATGCAGTGTTTTAATAGTTGACGATGAGTCAGGCAGCAGGCAGCTCTTAAGGCTGATACTACAGGACAAGTATAGGCTGTCGTTTGCTTCAAGCGGTAAGATGGCGCTTGAAGCAGCCCAGAGCGTAAAGCCTGATTTAATACTTCTTGACATCATAATGCCTGAAATGGACGGATATGAGACGTGTAAAAGATTGAAGACCATACCGGCAACATCCGATGTTCCGGTTATTTTTATAAGCGCCCTTACAGACATCACAGAGAAAGTTAACGCTTTTAATAGCGGAGCGGTGGATTATGTCTGCAAACCGTTTCAAAGCGATGAGGTTATCTCCCGTATAGAAACCCATCTGAAACTGTATAATCTGCAGCGGCATCTGGAAAAACAGGTTGAGATGGAGGTTAACAAACGCAGAATGGACGAGCAGATGCTGATTCAACAGTCAAAGATGGCAGCAATGGGCGAAATGATTGGCGCAATTGCCCATCAATGGAAACAGCCGTTGAATTCACTGGGGCTTATAGTGCAGGATGTTGAGGATGCCTTTGAGGCAGGTGAGGTCGATAAAGAGTATCTCAAACAGTTTTCCAATCAATGTATGGGACTTATTACGCTTATGTCTCACACGGTAAATGATTTTCAAAACTTTCTGAAGCCATCAGATAAAAAAGATATTTTTGACGTAACAGGGGCTTTTTATGAGGTTGTCAACCTGTTTTCTGATCTTCTAAAAAAGGATGATATCTATGTGCGGATTAATACCCCAGAAACATGCCGCTGTTATACAACAGGTTATCGTAATGAATTAAAGCAGGTTATCTTAAATCTGATAAATAACAGCCGGGACGCAATAAATGGGAGAAGGAAAAAAGGGGCAGCTGTAACAGAAGACGGTTGGATTACGATTGACATCAAGGATGTAGAAATGAAAGTTGTTGTACACATATGCGACAACGGGGGTGGAATCGCCGATAATGTGATAGACAAAGTCTTTGAAGCATACGTTACAACCAAAGGAGAGGGTGGCACAGGGATAGGGCTTTACATGTCTAAAGCCATTATAGAGAACAAGATGAACGGCAAAATCTCAGCATCAAACATAGAAGGCGGAGCACGGTTTGTCATAGAGCTGCCGCTTGTTAAACCCGATGGAGAGATACAATGA
- a CDS encoding response regulator, which yields MTDTTFNILIVDDEAGNRQVMRQILKDSYKLFFATDGNEALSIAEKAKPDMILLDVMMPGIDGYETCRRLKGNTDTEDIPVIFITSLAETGDESRGFEAGGVDYITKPVSPPVLLHRVAAHLEIFNQKRLCEEIIKNRTKQLQESQESAVFMLGDAGHFNDSDTGSHVWRMASYSVEIARACAWPVEVVEMIALAAAMHDTGKIGVPGSILRKPGKLDAEEWKVMMAHTTVGHSILSKSNTPLFRMSADIALYHHEKWDGTGYPKGLKGKDIPQSAAIVAVADVFDALTMIRPYKEAWPVDKALDEIKKGAGAHFDPHIVRCFFDIEDEIRRLKEFWDEREKDGNPQ from the coding sequence ATGACGGACACTACGTTTAATATTCTGATAGTTGACGATGAGGCCGGTAACAGGCAGGTCATGAGGCAGATATTGAAAGATTCGTACAAACTGTTCTTTGCCACAGACGGCAACGAGGCTTTGAGTATTGCAGAGAAAGCAAAACCGGATATGATTTTGCTTGACGTTATGATGCCGGGAATTGACGGCTATGAGACATGCCGCCGTTTAAAAGGAAACACTGATACTGAGGACATTCCTGTTATTTTTATTACATCTTTGGCAGAGACGGGAGATGAGTCAAGAGGGTTTGAAGCCGGTGGAGTGGATTACATCACTAAGCCAGTGTCACCGCCTGTTTTATTACACAGGGTTGCGGCTCATTTGGAAATCTTCAACCAAAAGCGGCTTTGTGAGGAGATTATCAAGAATCGCACAAAGCAGTTGCAGGAAAGCCAGGAATCCGCTGTGTTTATGCTTGGAGACGCAGGGCATTTTAACGACTCCGATACTGGAAGCCACGTATGGAGAATGGCCTCTTACTCTGTAGAAATTGCAAGGGCATGTGCATGGCCTGTTGAGGTGGTTGAAATGATAGCGCTTGCTGCGGCAATGCACGATACGGGAAAAATAGGAGTACCCGGCAGCATTTTAAGAAAACCCGGCAAATTGGACGCTGAGGAGTGGAAAGTAATGATGGCACATACAACAGTTGGGCACAGTATCCTTTCTAAGAGCAACACACCCCTGTTTAGGATGTCGGCAGACATTGCGCTATATCATCATGAAAAGTGGGACGGCACGGGTTATCCTAAGGGGCTTAAGGGAAAAGACATACCGCAAAGCGCCGCAATTGTGGCAGTAGCCGATGTCTTTGACGCACTCACTATGATACGCCCTTACAAAGAGGCATGGCCTGTTGATAAGGCTCTGGATGAGATTAAAAAAGGCGCCGGAGCCCATTTTGACCCGCATATTGTTAGGTGTTTTTTTGATATTGAAGACGAAATCAGAAGACTCAAGGAGTTTTGGGATGAAAGGGAAAAAGACGGAAATCCTCAGTAA